A region from the Aegilops tauschii subsp. strangulata cultivar AL8/78 chromosome 5, Aet v6.0, whole genome shotgun sequence genome encodes:
- the LOC141022809 gene encoding uncharacterized protein — translation MELDKFLMNGEYTFVGFAIEGDKSKLKLSGLEINSDNYIDIQVEWRDPYNKKEFDSLADVAGRMIDIHYHDMKKKINRKEDHTLWGFCPLPDKLIKYAKIDAFATYESWRIIYDVIMGLDRAKRYKEAKKKKNKAVIQYSN, via the coding sequence ATGgaactagacaaattcctcatgaATGGTGAGTACACCTTCGTCGGATTCGCCATTGAAGGAGACAAAAGCAAGCTGAAGCTATCTGGATTGGAGATCAACTCCGACAACTACATTGATATTCAGGTGGAATGGAGAGACCCATACAATAAAAAGGAGTTTGACTCTTTGGCTGATGTTGCCGGCAGGATGATAGACATTCACTACCATgacatgaagaaaaaaattaacCGCAAGGAGGACCATACTCTGTGGGGATTTTGCCCGCTGCCAGACAAGCTTATCAAGTATGCAAAAATAGATGCATTCGCAACATATGAATCATGGAGAATCATCTATGATGTCATAATGGGACTGGACAGGGCAAAAAGATACaaagaagcaaagaagaagaagaacaaggctgtaATCCAATACAGCAACTAG
- the LOC141022810 gene encoding uncharacterized protein gives MMQFSMKNNEVQTYKRHLRLQRHKIVGIDLEYNNEPEATQKPTLVQLSVGKTQSVLLFQLSAAERCTVFDNFLADPRYTFAGFSIDGDKTRLELVNLEVANFVDIQKEWMVPEATKELDSLADVSGMLIDDYYNNMKKKITDDEHIRSVREMEPHHPHPGRASPCKAGEGGAPQEARQEQLGMGRR, from the exons ATGATGCAGTTCTCTATGAAGAACAATGAAGTTCAGACG TACAAGCGCCACCTCAGGCTCCAGCGCCACAAGATCGTCGGGATTGATCTTGAGTACAACAACGAGCCTGAAGCGACGCAGAAACCCACCCTCGTCCAACTCTCCGTCGGCAAGACTCAGTCGGTGCTGCTCTTCCAACTGAGCGCCGCTGAAAGGTGCACAGTCTTCGACAACTTCCTCGCAGACCCCAGGTACACCTTTGCTGGCTTCTCCATCGACGGCGACAAAACCAGGCTAGAGCTCGTCAATCTGGAGGTCGCCAACTTCGTCGACATCCAGAAGGAGTGGATGGTGCCCGAGGCAACCAAGGAGTTGGACTCCCTTGCAGACGTCTCCGGCATGCTCATCGACGACTACTACaacaacatgaagaagaagatcacCGACGACGAACACATACGCAGCGTACGAGAAATGGAACCGCATCACCCTCACCCAGGACGGGCTTCGCCGTGCAAAGCTGGAGAAGGAGGAGCCCCCCAAGAAGCGCGCCAGGAGCAGCTGGGGATGGGGAGACGCTAA